The Synergistaceae bacterium DZ-S4 genome segment AGGAAGTGCCGATGACGTTCCTCGGACAGTTTGGCTTCAAATCGGGACGTGACATAGACAAGTTTGAAGGCGTCAATTTCCTTAAGGGGATCACCGGCGCGCCCATGGTCACCGACTGGTCGGTAGCTACGCTTGAGGCGAAGGTCGTGCGTACCCTTGAGCTGGAAACGCACGTGCTTTTCGTAGGAAATGTGGTTGTGTCGAAGTTTATCAAAGATGCTACGCCGCTCACCTACGCCGACTACCATCTGATCAAAAAGGGAAAGTCCCCCAAGACTGCTCCGACGTTCGGATTCAACGCGATCAAGTAAAAATGCACAGCGTCATTGATGGCGACGGATCCCTTGCAGTAAGCCGTTCGATATTCGAAAAGATATACGCCGATTACAATAAGCGGGTCTATGTTTCACCGGACCCGCTTCAGTTTTTGTATGATTATGACGATCGACGTGACAGGGAAGTTGCAGGCTTGATAGCCTCATCTCTTGCCTACGGAAGAGTCGCCCAGATACTTAAGAGCGCAGGCAGGGTACTTGGCTGCCTGGGGCCGGCTCCGGCCGAATACCTGAAAATCGTAAGCAGGCAAGAACTTGAAAGTAAGCTTGCCGGGTTTGTACACCGCTTTACCAATTCTTCGGATATGGTCGATTTTCTGTGCTGTATCGGGAGCGTACTTAATACGTACGGGTCTGTTGAAAATCTCTTCGTTTCGCATTTCAAAGGAGACACATGGGAGGCAATCAGAGGTTTTACAGGAGACTTCCTCAGCTGCGGAGGGAGTGGCACGACCTTCCTGATGCCCGACCCTTCGAAGGGCAGCGCGTGCAAAAGGCTCGCACTGTATCTCAGGTGGATGGTGCGTAATGATGAAGTTGATCCCGGAGGATGGAAAATGGTTGACCCTTCTGCACTGCTTATTCCTCTCGATACCCATATGTTCAACATATGCACAACACTGGGGCTTTGCAGCAGAAAAGCTGCGGACGGCCGTTCGGCAATAGAGATAACAGAGGCTTTCAAAAAGGTCTGCCCCGAAGATCCGGTCCGTTATGACTTTGCGCTTACCCGCTTTGGCATAAGGAGCGACATGAAACTGGAAGACCTTTTCATAAACTGGAAAACGACGTGCTATTGATGCTTTCCTTAACGGTGGTAAAATCTTTTAGGCTGCGGCGAACGGTGCGTATGTTTAGTACGTTGAATGCGAAAGGATCAATACGTAAGAAAAACGGATGTAATTTTTGATCAAAATGCTATACTCACAATACAAATAAGGGAGGCGACGGCATGACATCTATCCTGCCATACTGGGATCAGAACATTGAACTTGAAATTGTGCCGTGGATACCCTACGGGAAAGATTACAGTCCTGTGACTGTAAACAGCATGCTTAGCCCGCTTCTTGGAAACGTGGCCGGGCTTGCTTTCGAAATGCAGAGTGAATTCCTCTATCTGAGAAGTTTCCAAAGCGGCAACGTAGGCACCATGGTCAGGCAGAACATTATCGACCCGATACGAAACAAGGGTATCGAGTTTGGTTTTACTATGGTCTTCACTTATTCGGAGAAGATCGAGACGT includes the following:
- a CDS encoding flavin reductase family protein, producing MDMKALFSITYGMYIVSTEAEGKLNGQIANAVMQITGDPVCVTTCLNKANLTTGMIQKSGFFAVSILEQEVPMTFLGQFGFKSGRDIDKFEGVNFLKGITGAPMVTDWSVATLEAKVVRTLELETHVLFVGNVVVSKFIKDATPLTYADYHLIKKGKSPKTAPTFGFNAIK
- a CDS encoding TIGR02757 family protein, giving the protein MHSVIDGDGSLAVSRSIFEKIYADYNKRVYVSPDPLQFLYDYDDRRDREVAGLIASSLAYGRVAQILKSAGRVLGCLGPAPAEYLKIVSRQELESKLAGFVHRFTNSSDMVDFLCCIGSVLNTYGSVENLFVSHFKGDTWEAIRGFTGDFLSCGGSGTTFLMPDPSKGSACKRLALYLRWMVRNDEVDPGGWKMVDPSALLIPLDTHMFNICTTLGLCSRKAADGRSAIEITEAFKKVCPEDPVRYDFALTRFGIRSDMKLEDLFINWKTTCY